A single window of Arvicanthis niloticus isolate mArvNil1 chromosome X, mArvNil1.pat.X, whole genome shotgun sequence DNA harbors:
- the LOC117694141 gene encoding melanoma-associated antigen 10-like — MPRPSRKRRRCTVEGQPEASSETEGQMSVAVSVEEDSSSSSSTYSSSFPSSFSSTSSSYGRMSGNSEEGCAVSRASSPHSPPGACSSCTAMVCSPCSQVSADSEGEESPGASQALPGGASLSTGEVDVKVDELVKYLLFKYLMKEPVSKAEILSNIIKNYQDHFAVIFREASECMQLVFGLELKEIDSAGHTYILTIALELTYDGMMTDIQGIPKTGLLIMVLSIIFMEGNCISEDMVWGVLNNIGLYAGNEHFIYGEPRKLITGDFVQEGYLEYRQVPDSDPPSYEFLWGPRAYAETTKMKILTFLTSINGSDPRSYPVWYAEALRDEEQQE; from the coding sequence ATGCCTAGACCTTCTCGGAAGCGTAGAAGATGTACGGTTGAGGGACAGCCTGAGGCCTCAAGTGAGACTGAGGGCCAAATGAGTGTTGCAGTTTCAGTAGAAGAAgattcttcctcatcctcttctacttattcctcctctttcccttcttccttctcttctacctcttcttcctATGGTCGAATGTCAGGCAACTCAGAGGAGGGCTGTGCAGTTTCTAGAGCATCAAGTCCTCATAGTCCTCCAGGAGCTTGCTCCTCCTGCACTGCTATGGTTTGCTCTCCATGTAGCCAGGTCAGTGCAGACTCTGAAGGTGAGGAAAGTCCAGGTGCCTCACAGGCCCTTCCAGGTGGTGCTTCATTGTCTACAGGTGAGGTAGATGTTAAAGTAGATGAGTTGGTAAAATATCTGCTCTTTAAGTATCTTATGAAGGAGCCAGTCAGCAAGGCAGAAATCCTGAgtaatatcattaaaaattatcAGGACCATTTTGCTGTTATATTTAGAGAAGCCTCAGAGTGCATGCAATTAGTCTTTGGCCTTGAATTAAAGGAAATAGATTCTGCTGGCCACACCTATATTCTTACCATAGCCCTAGAGCTCACTTATGATGGGATGATGACTGATATTCAGGGCATACCCAAGACAGGCCTCCTGATCATGGTACTGAGCATAATATTCATGGAAGGTAACTGTATCAGTGAGGACATGGTATGGGGTGTATTGAATAACATAGGCTTATATGCTGGGAATGAACACTTTATATATGGAGAACCCAGAAAGCTCATCACTGGTGATTTTGTACAAGAAGGGTACTTGGAATACAGGCAGGTGCCTGACAGTGACCCTCCTTCCTATGAGTTCCTGTGGGGCCCGAGAGCCTATGCTGAAACCACCAAGATGAAAATCTTGACCTTTTTGACCAGCATCAATGGTAGTGATCCCAGATCATACCCAGTGTGGTATGCAGAGGCTTTGAGAGATGAGGAACAGCAGGAATAG